The Leucobacter viscericola genome includes a window with the following:
- a CDS encoding DUF11 domain-containing protein, with protein sequence MSLHGGARRVLAGAVAGTMLLATFVLGPLPVGSIAPADAATTCGPPDVALVNAGFEQPTIPAGKYRTLAASAVPGWDTTDSKGMIEIWSSGFNGVPAAAGTQFAELNAFSASMLSQDVATTPGQVIHWSLMHRARSGTDVMAVEAGVPGTTLTELSRFGDNVADGWVERSGSYVVPAGQTQTRFGFEAISSGSGNPSQGNFLDAISFGTAPCVVATKTSTVVSGAPVVVGSTMEYTVLMNNQGGSSAQIAAMTDTLQPGLEYLPGSMSSAGLDGSHKYSDASGDDQAEYDSATNKITFRLGLGANATKGGSLPPGETVRFTFRATVTAAAASTNVTNSATVSYQDPIDGLTKQSVTDPVRDEVAAAADLEVLKSSPARAVAGQPITWAVSVTNKGPDLAEDVTLSELSHDGPVLDVKENGVDLDCPLQLDVNVCSLGSVLPGESRTLMVTTQLDSDTTAEAASNTAVVTSSTHEIDPSDNTSTATVPITTSADVAVTKTFTPANPLPGDEITYDLVVSNAGPSTARQVTLLDGIDPGTTVLEATIEGGDCAIRATSVLCSLESLAAGDARNASIRVVADPVLAEPLVQNSATVAAATPDPNPENNTASVSFNVPNTADLQLSKTAADATLTPGAETEYTLTLSNIGPAPAVNATVEEVPDPDLTILSMTGSDGAVCDTSSCYWSSIAPGENRTVTVAARLSSDTALSEIGNTASVSSPVPDPTPGNNVATVVLPIERSSDLVVSKQILASPVHPGDTVTSRITVTNNGPDVAIAPTVREANLWLRSPTVNTEAGRCVSAGPLAACRIPTLAVGASWVIDVESTLAPDYAEESVSNTVAVDTRDDPNPDNNVATASAAVDSIADLSIVKSSELAEAQVGAHNDYTITVRNNGPDAALSVAVMDLAGDGVAVRTGRSAVGNYATTSLTWFVGTLPAGASKTLVLGSTLEMPGTLSNTAMVTSASADPNLADNRSTASTVVSGPPVPPPVPPTPPYTPPLVNTGSGGNAAPLVAFVALAVGLGLLSRRRRLGRAEPTPNFAGCTSRIRAGLQRRDQRIVSAPT encoded by the coding sequence ATGAGTCTGCACGGGGGAGCGCGGAGAGTTCTGGCGGGAGCAGTCGCCGGCACGATGCTGCTGGCCACGTTTGTGTTGGGACCGCTTCCGGTGGGATCCATTGCGCCCGCAGACGCGGCGACGACCTGTGGCCCCCCGGACGTGGCCCTGGTAAACGCGGGCTTCGAACAACCCACAATTCCGGCAGGAAAGTATAGAACCCTAGCCGCATCCGCCGTTCCCGGTTGGGACACCACCGACTCCAAGGGAATGATCGAGATCTGGAGCAGCGGCTTCAACGGGGTTCCCGCGGCGGCAGGCACGCAGTTCGCTGAGCTCAATGCATTCTCGGCGAGTATGTTGTCGCAGGATGTGGCCACAACACCGGGGCAGGTGATTCACTGGTCCCTTATGCATCGCGCTCGTTCGGGAACCGATGTCATGGCGGTAGAGGCAGGAGTGCCGGGAACAACCCTGACCGAACTCAGTCGTTTCGGTGACAATGTGGCCGACGGTTGGGTCGAGCGCTCAGGATCGTATGTGGTGCCCGCGGGGCAGACCCAGACTCGGTTTGGGTTTGAGGCCATCTCCTCGGGTTCGGGTAACCCATCGCAGGGCAACTTTCTCGATGCGATTAGCTTCGGAACCGCACCGTGTGTTGTGGCGACCAAAACCTCCACGGTCGTTTCGGGTGCTCCTGTTGTGGTGGGCAGCACCATGGAATACACCGTGTTGATGAACAATCAGGGTGGCAGCTCAGCTCAAATAGCGGCCATGACCGACACGCTGCAGCCCGGGCTTGAATACCTGCCCGGGAGCATGTCCTCTGCCGGGCTGGACGGCTCTCACAAGTACAGCGATGCTTCAGGGGACGATCAAGCCGAGTACGATTCCGCCACCAACAAGATCACGTTCCGGCTAGGGCTCGGGGCGAACGCAACAAAGGGTGGATCACTTCCGCCGGGTGAAACCGTGCGATTTACATTTCGGGCGACCGTAACTGCGGCAGCGGCGAGTACAAACGTGACGAACAGCGCCACCGTGAGCTATCAAGATCCGATTGACGGCCTGACCAAACAATCGGTGACCGACCCTGTGCGAGATGAGGTGGCTGCCGCGGCGGATCTCGAGGTCTTGAAGTCGTCGCCGGCCAGAGCGGTCGCGGGGCAGCCAATTACGTGGGCGGTGAGCGTAACAAATAAGGGCCCTGACCTTGCTGAAGACGTCACTTTGAGTGAGCTCAGCCACGATGGGCCGGTTCTGGATGTGAAGGAGAACGGGGTCGATCTGGACTGCCCACTTCAACTGGACGTCAACGTGTGTTCGCTCGGTTCAGTACTGCCCGGTGAATCCCGCACGCTCATGGTGACGACTCAGCTTGATAGCGACACCACTGCCGAGGCCGCGTCAAATACCGCGGTTGTGACGTCCTCGACACACGAGATCGATCCGAGCGATAACACCTCAACAGCTACGGTCCCCATCACCACAAGTGCGGATGTCGCCGTCACCAAGACATTTACGCCCGCGAACCCTCTGCCCGGTGACGAGATCACCTACGACCTGGTTGTGAGCAACGCCGGCCCCTCTACGGCGCGTCAGGTGACGTTGCTCGACGGGATTGATCCCGGAACCACCGTGCTTGAGGCGACCATTGAGGGTGGTGACTGCGCGATTCGCGCGACGAGTGTTCTTTGCTCACTCGAGTCGCTCGCGGCGGGGGATGCGCGCAACGCGAGCATCCGTGTGGTCGCAGACCCCGTGCTCGCCGAGCCGCTCGTGCAAAATAGTGCGACCGTGGCAGCCGCGACGCCAGATCCTAACCCTGAAAACAACACCGCGTCGGTTTCGTTTAACGTGCCGAACACGGCTGACCTTCAATTGAGCAAGACCGCAGCCGATGCAACGCTCACCCCGGGTGCCGAGACGGAATACACGCTGACGCTGAGCAACATCGGACCTGCGCCAGCGGTGAACGCAACGGTCGAAGAGGTCCCTGATCCCGATCTGACGATTCTCAGCATGACGGGGAGCGACGGCGCGGTGTGCGACACATCGTCCTGCTACTGGTCGAGTATTGCTCCGGGGGAGAACAGAACCGTCACTGTTGCTGCGCGGCTTTCAAGCGACACTGCGCTTTCCGAAATCGGAAACACGGCGAGTGTGAGTTCGCCGGTGCCCGATCCAACGCCGGGGAACAACGTCGCCACAGTCGTCCTGCCCATCGAACGGAGCAGCGACCTGGTGGTGTCGAAGCAAATACTGGCCTCTCCAGTGCACCCGGGTGACACCGTTACCTCCAGAATCACCGTGACCAATAACGGACCCGATGTCGCTATCGCTCCGACCGTGCGAGAGGCCAACCTCTGGCTGCGGTCGCCGACAGTCAACACCGAGGCTGGGCGGTGTGTAAGCGCGGGACCACTTGCGGCCTGCCGGATTCCGACACTCGCTGTTGGTGCCAGCTGGGTTATCGACGTCGAGAGCACACTCGCCCCCGATTATGCGGAGGAGTCCGTTTCCAACACGGTGGCCGTTGACACGCGAGACGATCCGAACCCTGACAACAATGTGGCCACGGCTTCCGCGGCGGTTGATTCGATAGCCGACCTCAGCATCGTGAAGTCGTCCGAGCTGGCTGAGGCCCAGGTCGGTGCCCACAACGATTACACGATCACTGTGCGCAACAACGGACCCGATGCCGCTCTGTCTGTGGCGGTTATGGATCTCGCAGGTGATGGGGTGGCGGTGCGCACGGGGCGCTCCGCGGTCGGTAACTATGCGACGACCTCACTCACCTGGTTTGTGGGCACCCTGCCAGCTGGCGCGAGCAAAACGCTGGTGCTTGGCTCAACGCTGGAGATGCCGGGCACGCTGTCGAATACGGCGATGGTGACTTCGGCAAGCGCGGATCCAAACCTGGCTGACAACAGGTCCACGGCCTCGACCGTGGTCAGCGGTCCGCCGGTTCCACCGCCGGTTCCGCCAACACCGCCCTACACGCCGCCGCTGGTCAACACGGGGAGCGGGGGGAATGCCGCACCGCTCGTGGCGTTTGTCGCTCTTGCCGTCGGGTTGGGGCTGCTGAGTCGTAGGCGCAGGTTGGGAAGAGCAGAACCGACACCCAACTTTGCGGGGTGCACAAGTAGGATCCGGGCCGGACTGCAGAGGCGCGATCAACGCATAGTCAGCGCCCCAACGTAA
- a CDS encoding alternate-type signal peptide domain-containing protein encodes MKKLTKSLIAAAAGTALLLGGGGTLAAWNSGAFASVTTTISAGDLSLTAPSAGTWTDQTGTTVTLDTFRVAPGDTLTYETTMDLTARGDNLQGTLALDPASISPANPAKAEDVALAARLTKSASVTVDGRTSAAFTAKPGSQTIRVTTTVTWPGGNAPATDNTSMRGSVTLNNMKFTVTQTQP; translated from the coding sequence ATGAAGAAGCTCACCAAGAGTCTTATTGCTGCAGCTGCCGGCACGGCCCTCCTGCTCGGCGGCGGCGGCACACTTGCCGCCTGGAACAGTGGAGCCTTTGCTTCCGTTACAACAACTATTAGCGCAGGTGACCTCAGCCTCACCGCGCCCTCCGCGGGAACGTGGACGGATCAGACGGGCACCACCGTTACTCTCGACACCTTCCGCGTCGCACCAGGCGACACGCTCACCTACGAGACCACAATGGATCTCACTGCAAGGGGCGACAACCTGCAGGGAACGCTCGCCCTCGACCCCGCGTCAATCAGCCCGGCCAATCCCGCCAAGGCAGAGGATGTTGCGCTCGCCGCACGCCTGACGAAATCAGCAAGCGTCACAGTTGACGGGCGCACCAGCGCCGCATTCACCGCGAAACCGGGATCCCAGACCATCCGCGTCACAACGACAGTGACCTGGCCAGGCGGTAACGCACCAGCCACTGACAACACGTCAATGCGGGGAAGCGTCACTCTGAACAACATGAAGTTCACCGTTACCCAAACGCAGCCCTAA